A region of Paroedura picta isolate Pp20150507F unplaced genomic scaffold, Ppicta_v3.0 Ppicta_v3_sca21, whole genome shotgun sequence DNA encodes the following proteins:
- the LOC143828361 gene encoding ADP-ribosylation factor 6-like isoform X2 has product MGKMLSKIFGNKEMRILMLGLDAAGKTTILYKLKLGQPVTTIPTVGFNVETVTYKNVKFNVWDVGGQDKIRPLWRHYYTGTQGLIFVVDCADRDRIDEGRQELHRIINDREMRDAIILVFANKQDLPDAMKPHEIQEKLGLTRIRDRNWYVQPSCATSGEGLYEGLMWLTSNYKS; this is encoded by the coding sequence ATGGGGAAGATGCTGTCCAAGATTTTCGGCAACAAGGAGATGAGGATTCTCATGCTGGGCCTGGATGCGGCCGGCAAGACGACCATCCTGTACAAGCTCAAGCTGGGCCAGCCGGTGACCACCATCCCCACGGTGGGCTTCAACGTGGAGACGGTGACCTACAAGAACGTTAAGTTCAACGTCTGGGACGTAGGGGGCCAGGACAAGATCCGTCCCCTCTGGAGGCACTACTACACCGGCACGCAGGGGTTGATCTTCGTGGTGGACTGCGCGGACCGCGACCGGATTGACGAGGGCCGGCAGGAGCTCCACCGCATCATCAACGACCGGGAAATGAGGGACGCCATCATCCTCGTCTTTGCCAACAAGCAAGACCTCCCCGACGCCATGAAGCCGCACGAGATCCAAGAGAAACTGGGCCTCACGCGCATTAGGGACAGGAATTGGTATGTCCAGCCTTCATGCGCCACCTCAGGGGAAGGACTCTACGAAGGCCTGATGTGGCTGACATCCAACTACAAATCTTAA